A section of the Desulfurispora thermophila DSM 16022 genome encodes:
- a CDS encoding sensor histidine kinase, which yields MYGQLHNPLYLLEKEKLLRIIDNFTRATDITIDINDEKGFPVVSHNYFYGFCNYIRSTAEGLRRCIASNAEAGFLTARTGEVAYFTCHAGMMLVAVPIMLEGEFIGSITCGQMHLQKPDRPAEEKMLAATTDLGLDRELLLRTYREVAVCSLEKCQAATSLISYMIDYILELIYHQRQQEKVASQKIKELTREVARARLATGRQTARLKKLQSHIRPQFIYNTLNSITGLIELEEKSKALQVVYSMAGLLRYNLDRYGDLVVLADELECVRNFLTIQKIRFCHRLDFNLSVPENLLTRVIPFMSVYPVVEQLLLSLEYTTSCLQLEIGGQEEKEGWRIYVQSNAFSGQNLERNLRHVQYRLQLFCGREYGLVCQLLPQGERVELVLPYQLKSGVGGGYKVLK from the coding sequence GACGAAAAAGGTTTTCCTGTAGTCAGCCATAACTATTTTTACGGCTTTTGCAATTACATTCGCTCTACGGCGGAAGGCCTGCGCCGTTGTATCGCTTCCAATGCGGAAGCGGGTTTTCTCACGGCCCGTACCGGTGAGGTGGCCTATTTCACCTGTCATGCCGGTATGATGCTGGTGGCGGTGCCCATTATGCTGGAAGGCGAGTTCATCGGTTCCATCACCTGCGGGCAGATGCACCTGCAAAAGCCCGACCGGCCGGCCGAGGAAAAAATGCTGGCCGCCACCACCGATCTGGGGCTGGACCGCGAGCTCTTATTGCGCACCTACCGGGAAGTGGCGGTTTGCTCATTGGAAAAATGCCAGGCGGCCACCAGTCTGATCAGTTATATGATCGATTACATCCTGGAACTCATTTACCACCAGCGGCAGCAGGAAAAGGTGGCCAGTCAAAAAATCAAGGAGCTCACCCGGGAGGTGGCGCGGGCCCGTTTGGCCACCGGCCGTCAGACGGCCAGGTTGAAAAAGTTGCAATCGCACATCCGGCCCCAGTTTATCTACAACACATTGAACAGTATCACCGGTTTGATTGAGCTGGAGGAAAAGAGCAAAGCCTTGCAGGTGGTCTACAGCATGGCCGGGCTGTTGCGCTACAACCTGGATCGCTACGGTGACCTGGTGGTGCTGGCCGATGAGCTGGAGTGTGTGCGCAATTTCTTGACCATCCAGAAGATTCGCTTCTGTCACCGTTTGGACTTTAACCTGAGTGTGCCCGAAAATCTACTCACCAGGGTTATTCCTTTCATGTCGGTTTACCCTGTTGTTGAGCAGCTGTTGCTATCTCTGGAGTACACCACCAGCTGTCTGCAGCTGGAAATAGGCGGGCAGGAGGAAAAAGAGGGCTGGCGGATCTATGTACAGTCCAATGCTTTTTCCGGGCAGAATCTGGAGCGCAATTTGCGCCATGTGCAATACCGCCTGCAGCTATTCTGCGGCCGGGAGTATGGCCTAGTCTGCCAGTTGTTGCCGCAGGGGGAAAGGGTGGAACTTGTCTTGCCCTACCAGTTAAAAAGTGGTGTCGGTGGCGGGTATAAAGTGTTAAAATAA
- the ilvN gene encoding acetolactate synthase small subunit yields the protein MRHTLAVLVLNKPGVLARIAGLLSRRVFNIESIAAGYTEEPDITRITIVVQGDDRILDQVIKQLSKLIDVIKIHRLQDEEVIERELALIKVKACPNRRSDIVDIVSIFRANIVDVNRETMVIELTGDERKINALCAVLEDHGIVEMVRTGKIALWRNPNASKNITQ from the coding sequence ATGAGACACACACTGGCTGTTTTGGTGTTGAACAAGCCGGGCGTACTGGCCCGCATTGCCGGGTTGCTCAGCCGGCGGGTTTTTAATATTGAAAGCATTGCCGCCGGGTATACCGAAGAACCCGATATCACTCGCATCACCATTGTCGTCCAGGGCGACGACCGCATTTTGGATCAGGTGATCAAACAGCTCTCCAAACTGATAGATGTGATCAAAATTCACCGCTTGCAGGATGAAGAGGTTATTGAGCGCGAGTTGGCTTTGATCAAGGTGAAAGCCTGTCCCAACAGACGTTCTGATATAGTGGACATTGTCAGTATTTTCCGGGCCAACATAGTGGATGTCAACCGTGAAACCATGGTGATTGAGTTGACGGGAGACGAGCGCAAAATCAACGCCCTTTGTGCCGTTCTGGAGGACCACGGCATTGTGGAAATGGTGCGCACGGGTAAAATCGCCCTCTGGCGCAATCCCAACGCCAGTAAAAATATCACCCAGTAG
- a CDS encoding CopG family ribbon-helix-helix protein — protein sequence MAQVKRIMISLPDSLLAEVDGIVAAERQSRSELIREAMKLYIAERKRRLLREQMKQGYLEMAKINLALAVEQYCLESEVAIPYEQFAEAK from the coding sequence GTGGCCCAGGTGAAAAGGATCATGATTAGTCTCCCGGATAGTTTGTTGGCCGAAGTGGATGGAATTGTGGCGGCGGAAAGGCAAAGCCGCAGTGAACTCATCCGGGAAGCTATGAAGCTCTATATTGCCGAGCGCAAGCGTCGCCTCTTGCGTGAACAAATGAAGCAGGGCTACCTGGAAATGGCGAAAATCAATCTGGCTCTGGCGGTGGAGCAATATTGCCTGGAGTCCGAGGTGGCCATTCCTTATGAGCAATTTGCGGAGGCAAAGTAA
- a CDS encoding type II toxin-antitoxin system PemK/MazF family toxin, whose translation MLVRRGDIFFADLSPVVGSEQGGTRPVLILQNDIGNQYSPTTIVAAITSQIAKAKLPTHVEMAAGPGGLEKDSVILLEQIRTIDKSRLMEKVAALNEDMMKKVNHAIEISLGLVEL comes from the coding sequence ATACTGGTGCGGCGCGGAGATATCTTTTTCGCTGATCTGAGCCCGGTGGTGGGTTCGGAGCAGGGAGGCACCCGTCCCGTGCTCATCCTGCAGAATGATATTGGCAACCAGTATAGCCCGACAACCATTGTGGCGGCAATTACTTCGCAAATCGCCAAGGCCAAGCTGCCAACCCATGTGGAAATGGCGGCCGGCCCGGGGGGTTTGGAAAAGGACTCGGTAATTCTGCTGGAGCAAATTCGCACCATTGATAAAAGCCGCCTGATGGAAAAAGTGGCTGCTCTGAATGAAGATATGATGAAAAAAGTCAACCATGCCATTGAAATCAGTCTGGGGTTGGTTGAGCTGTAG
- a CDS encoding gamma-glutamyl-gamma-aminobutyrate hydrolase family protein has translation MAVPGPLIGVSCHYDVSRQTWQLGEAYAAAVYRAGGLPVALLPGDAGAAEELIKRLDGIILAGGVDVDPVHWGEEPLPGCGEIVPLADAFELALARCSLQWGKPLLGICRGMQILNVAAGGSLYQDINTQLTGVLKHSQQAPRSYATHRIFLAEGTLLGRLLGCRELRVNSFHHQAVRRLAEGFQVTARAVDGVIEALEHPALPFVIGVQFHPEAMWQESPLFLELFTGLVRASRGESVF, from the coding sequence ATGGCTGTGCCCGGGCCGCTGATTGGCGTAAGCTGTCATTATGATGTTTCCCGGCAGACCTGGCAGCTGGGAGAAGCCTATGCTGCCGCCGTGTACAGGGCCGGCGGTCTGCCGGTAGCGCTTCTGCCCGGTGATGCCGGAGCGGCGGAAGAGCTAATAAAGCGGCTGGACGGGATAATTCTGGCCGGCGGTGTGGATGTGGATCCCGTGCACTGGGGCGAGGAACCGCTTCCCGGTTGTGGGGAGATTGTGCCATTGGCGGACGCTTTTGAGCTGGCCCTGGCCCGCTGTTCATTGCAGTGGGGTAAACCTCTGCTGGGCATTTGCCGGGGCATGCAGATACTCAATGTGGCGGCCGGGGGGAGCCTGTACCAGGATATCAATACTCAACTGACTGGCGTATTAAAACACAGCCAGCAGGCACCCCGCAGTTATGCCACACACAGAATATTTTTGGCCGAAGGTACGTTGCTGGGCAGATTGCTGGGCTGCCGGGAACTGCGGGTGAACAGTTTTCACCACCAGGCCGTGCGCCGTTTAGCTGAGGGTTTTCAAGTGACAGCCCGGGCGGTGGATGGGGTGATTGAGGCGCTGGAGCACCCCGCTCTGCCCTTTGTAATTGGTGTGCAATTTCACCCCGAGGCCATGTGGCAAGAAAGCCCCCTTTTCTTAGAGCTGTTCACCGGTCTGGTACGGGCCAGCCGGGGCGAAAGCGTTTTCTAA
- a CDS encoding amidohydrolase — MLAIVGGKIYPVTAPVIEYGTVLVEGDKIAAVLPGRQVPAGAQVIDAAGMTVLPGFIDAHCHVGIVEEIYRQEGDDVNEVTDPLQPHLRAIDAINPADLAFADALAAGVTTVVVAPGSANVLGGEMVALHTAGRSVEEMLVKEPVGVKAALGENPKRSYGGRSKAPATRMAAAALLREALTGAASYLEKWQRFAAGQGEAPEKDLKKEALARVLRQEIPLRVHAHRADDILTALRIAREFDIKLVIEHCTEGYKIADILAQHDVPTVIGPVITNRAKVELKDISLAAAARLEEAGVQFAVMTDHPVVPVQYLALSAGLTQRGGLSEAAALAAVTIRPARILGLEDRLGSLEVGKQADIVIMNGHPFDLCSQVVLVLINGRPVYNKDGLFEQGMISA; from the coding sequence ATGCTGGCCATTGTGGGAGGTAAAATCTATCCGGTTACCGCACCGGTTATTGAGTACGGGACGGTACTGGTGGAAGGAGATAAAATTGCTGCCGTGCTGCCGGGCCGTCAGGTGCCGGCCGGCGCACAGGTGATTGATGCGGCCGGGATGACTGTGCTGCCGGGATTTATTGATGCCCATTGTCATGTGGGAATAGTGGAGGAAATTTATCGCCAGGAGGGCGATGACGTCAATGAGGTAACCGACCCGTTGCAGCCGCATCTTAGGGCCATTGATGCCATCAACCCGGCCGACCTGGCCTTTGCCGATGCCCTGGCCGCCGGTGTGACCACAGTGGTGGTGGCGCCCGGCAGCGCCAATGTACTGGGGGGAGAAATGGTCGCCCTGCACACGGCGGGGCGCAGTGTGGAGGAGATGTTGGTCAAGGAGCCCGTGGGTGTAAAAGCTGCCCTGGGAGAAAATCCCAAGCGCAGCTACGGCGGCCGGAGCAAAGCGCCGGCCACGCGCATGGCGGCAGCGGCCCTGCTGCGGGAGGCTCTGACCGGTGCCGCCAGCTATCTGGAAAAATGGCAGCGCTTTGCTGCCGGTCAGGGGGAAGCGCCCGAGAAGGACCTGAAAAAAGAGGCTTTGGCCAGAGTGCTGCGGCAGGAAATTCCCCTGCGGGTGCACGCCCACCGGGCGGACGATATTCTCACCGCCCTGCGCATAGCCAGGGAATTTGACATCAAGCTGGTCATCGAGCACTGTACCGAGGGCTATAAAATTGCCGATATCCTGGCTCAACATGATGTCCCGACCGTAATCGGTCCGGTGATCACCAACCGGGCCAAAGTGGAACTGAAAGATATCTCCCTGGCTGCCGCCGCCCGGCTGGAGGAAGCGGGCGTGCAGTTTGCCGTGATGACCGACCATCCTGTGGTACCGGTGCAGTACCTGGCCCTATCGGCAGGACTGACCCAAAGAGGTGGCCTTTCCGAGGCAGCAGCTCTGGCCGCAGTGACCATTCGTCCGGCCAGAATACTGGGTTTGGAAGACCGGTTGGGTAGTCTGGAGGTGGGTAAACAGGCCGATATAGTAATCATGAATGGTCATCCCTTCGACCTGTGCAGTCAGGTTGTGCTGGTGCTGATCAACGGACGGCCGGTCTACAATAAAGACGGTTTGTTTGAACAGGGTATGATTTCTGCCTAG
- a CDS encoding response regulator: MSGEKVRLDVLVVDDQPGVRSLLQILVSEAGHTVRLAENGRQAVEEVKKKVPDLVFMDVRMPVMGGLEALERIKVMAPRVEVVLMSAFVADEAVESALSGGARNFLQKPFELQQVLDLLSEVAKERFFPPAALEVM, translated from the coding sequence ATGTCGGGCGAGAAAGTGCGGCTGGATGTGCTGGTAGTGGATGACCAGCCAGGTGTGCGCAGTTTGCTGCAAATCCTGGTTAGCGAGGCAGGGCATACGGTGCGCTTGGCGGAAAACGGCCGGCAGGCGGTGGAGGAGGTTAAGAAGAAGGTTCCTGATTTGGTATTTATGGATGTGCGCATGCCGGTCATGGGAGGGCTGGAGGCACTGGAACGGATTAAAGTAATGGCTCCGCGGGTGGAAGTGGTCTTGATGTCGGCTTTTGTTGCCGATGAAGCAGTGGAAAGTGCTTTGTCCGGTGGAGCCCGGAACTTTTTGCAAAAACCGTTTGAACTGCAGCAAGTCCTGGATTTGCTGTCGGAAGTGGCGAAAGAAAGGTTTTTTCCACCAGCCGCATTAGAGGTGATGTAA
- the tsaE gene encoding tRNA (adenosine(37)-N6)-threonylcarbamoyltransferase complex ATPase subunit type 1 TsaE, with product MEYRLYSNSPVMTMEIARRMGGLLKPGDVLCLYGELGAGKTCFVQGLARGMGITSRVNSPTFTIVKEYPGVPPLYHFDVYRLANIEELIDIGFDEYIAGDGVCVIEWADKIETALPADRLDIKLNASSPGEREIVLLAHGSRATQLLEGVRMVVPAGA from the coding sequence TTGGAATACAGGCTTTACAGCAATTCGCCTGTCATGACAATGGAAATCGCCCGGCGAATGGGTGGCTTGCTCAAGCCGGGTGATGTGCTTTGTCTTTACGGCGAACTGGGAGCGGGTAAGACCTGCTTCGTGCAGGGATTGGCCCGCGGTATGGGCATAACCTCACGGGTTAACAGCCCCACTTTTACGATTGTTAAAGAATATCCGGGTGTTCCGCCCCTTTATCATTTTGATGTATACCGCCTGGCAAATATTGAGGAACTGATAGATATTGGTTTTGATGAATACATTGCCGGGGATGGTGTTTGTGTAATTGAATGGGCGGATAAGATTGAGACGGCTTTGCCCGCAGACCGCCTGGATATTAAATTGAACGCATCCTCTCCCGGGGAACGGGAGATTGTTTTGCTGGCACACGGCTCGCGGGCAACACAGCTTCTGGAAGGGGTGAGGATGGTTGTACCTGCTGGCGCTTGA
- the tsaB gene encoding tRNA (adenosine(37)-N6)-threonylcarbamoyltransferase complex dimerization subunit type 1 TsaB: MYLLALETATPVASVAVYRQDQLLVLHSVHSQRTHSVHLLPMIKSALAAASLTMRDLQGLAVSSGPGSFTGLRIGLAAARTLGQVLNIPLCGVSTLDALAYRLRFTRGYVCAMLYARKNEVYYALYNCGEGRISRLTPLQAAAPQRVAEELAAYREGVLCVGDGVLAYRESFSRMENLTVADGALHLPGADCIAELGLKMLREGRYNNAFELLPEYVRLSEAEARLKAQSSGGI, translated from the coding sequence TTGTACCTGCTGGCGCTTGAAACGGCCACGCCGGTAGCTTCTGTGGCGGTGTACCGGCAGGACCAATTGCTGGTTTTACATAGTGTACACAGCCAGAGGACTCACTCGGTGCATCTGCTGCCCATGATTAAATCGGCCCTGGCAGCTGCCAGCCTTACAATGCGTGACCTGCAGGGGCTGGCGGTCTCCAGTGGTCCGGGCTCTTTTACTGGTTTGCGGATAGGGTTGGCCGCAGCCAGGACCCTGGGGCAGGTTTTGAACATCCCTCTTTGCGGGGTCAGTACACTGGACGCACTGGCCTACCGCCTGCGTTTCACCCGGGGCTACGTGTGCGCCATGCTTTATGCCCGCAAAAATGAGGTGTATTATGCTCTTTACAACTGTGGAGAGGGTAGAATATCCCGGCTCACCCCATTGCAGGCCGCTGCACCGCAGCGCGTGGCCGAGGAATTGGCTGCATACAGGGAGGGCGTGCTCTGTGTGGGCGATGGTGTGCTGGCTTATAGGGAATCATTCAGCCGGATGGAAAATCTAACTGTTGCTGATGGAGCTTTGCATCTGCCGGGAGCGGATTGCATTGCCGAGTTGGGTCTGAAAATGTTACGGGAAGGCCGTTACAATAATGCTTTTGAGTTGTTGCCCGAATATGTGCGCCTGTCCGAGGCCGAGGCCAGGCTCAAGGCGCAGAGTTCTGGAGGAATATAA
- the rimI gene encoding ribosomal protein S18-alanine N-acetyltransferase codes for MEIDHLEQVLEIERLSFPIPWSRQAFEFELTRNDFAFYLVLMDADRVVGYAGMWVVIDEGHITNVAVHPDWRGRGLGRRLLQELIRQAKQKGVLRMTLEVRQSNQVARRLYSTLGFVEGGRRRKYYSDNNEDAIIMWLEL; via the coding sequence ATGGAAATCGACCATTTGGAACAGGTATTGGAAATTGAGCGCCTCAGCTTTCCCATTCCCTGGTCGCGGCAGGCCTTTGAATTTGAGCTGACCCGCAATGATTTTGCTTTTTATTTGGTGTTGATGGACGCTGATCGGGTGGTTGGTTACGCCGGGATGTGGGTGGTGATAGATGAGGGCCACATCACCAACGTAGCCGTGCACCCGGACTGGCGTGGTCGCGGGCTGGGACGCAGGTTGTTACAGGAACTGATCAGACAGGCGAAGCAAAAAGGGGTTTTGCGGATGACGCTGGAAGTGCGCCAGTCCAACCAGGTGGCCAGGCGTCTTTACAGTACACTGGGGTTTGTGGAAGGTGGCCGGAGGCGCAAATACTACAGCGATAACAATGAGGATGCCATTATTATGTGGTTGGAGCTGTAG
- a CDS encoding polysaccharide deacetylase family protein, with protein MVTEKEQAGEKQTITPQPKANSKQDKIAYLTFDDGPNDTFTPQILDILKEYHVKATFFVIGRNLDRNPDIATRITSEGHALLNHTYSHDYKYIYSSPENLLTDLDKCRTLLENQYNVKSMVFRPPGGPAMLKAPAHQLLAERGYLPVGWNITGADTAPQEVTAEQVFQNVASGLKKVEKMQLAPIILLHDGTQLNNASAIKPHSSAGIYLRNRTSVVQALPRILELLKQKGYSCQVIDEHTPPAWPKKSKRG; from the coding sequence GTGGTAACTGAAAAAGAGCAAGCCGGAGAAAAACAAACCATTACGCCCCAACCAAAAGCCAATAGTAAGCAGGATAAAATCGCCTATCTGACCTTTGACGATGGTCCCAACGACACCTTTACCCCCCAAATTCTGGATATACTAAAAGAATACCATGTTAAAGCCACCTTTTTTGTTATTGGCCGCAACCTGGACAGAAACCCGGATATTGCTACCCGAATCACCTCAGAAGGACATGCCCTGCTCAACCACACCTATAGTCATGATTACAAGTACATCTACAGCTCTCCGGAAAATTTGCTGACCGATCTGGATAAATGCCGCACCCTGCTGGAGAACCAGTATAACGTAAAAAGTATGGTCTTCCGTCCCCCGGGCGGACCGGCCATGCTCAAAGCGCCCGCCCACCAACTGCTAGCCGAGCGCGGCTATCTGCCCGTCGGCTGGAATATTACCGGCGCCGACACCGCACCTCAGGAGGTAACTGCAGAACAGGTATTTCAAAATGTGGCCAGCGGACTGAAAAAGGTGGAAAAGATGCAACTTGCCCCCATCATCTTGCTCCATGACGGCACCCAGCTCAATAACGCATCAGCCATCAAACCGCACAGCAGCGCCGGCATATATTTGCGAAACCGAACCAGCGTGGTGCAAGCACTGCCCAGAATTCTTGAGCTATTAAAACAAAAGGGCTACTCATGCCAGGTTATTGATGAACATACACCACCGGCCTGGCCCAAAAAAAGCAAGCGGGGTTGA
- a CDS encoding sensor histidine kinase — MKINNIVTKLWVIMTILVLVVIGIAGVAQTSFMEGLYYKQQVKQLNALGNKVADIARAEQDPAALDQKVALIAKLYNANVMILNEKGIVINCQGMGMSTKNMPMDMNNPHHGPMNMEDIKKLYQGQAVVHKGNNPYFKTDVLSVGIPFRNNDNINRAVIIHAPLEPLADELKRLQMLTVYTAAGGIILAALLSLVFSRFISKPLVKMNRVALAMASGNYQQRVDIQTNDEIGLLANSLNTLASRLQEKISQLEQQDQIRREFVTNVAHEIKTPLAVMQGFTETLIDGLVKTEKERNEYLNNILEEINRLKRLVNEVLDLKRMEEGHFDFDKEPCDLRKIITRVQRRFTQIIVEKGLHLEISIEKKLPLVTCNSDRIERVLINLIANAIRHTPSGGKIELDVTTKANQVHIRISDTGEGIAPEDLPMIWERFYKGDKSRTRVQGGTGLGLAIVKRIVEGHGGQINVESKLNVGTTFNIVLPVNRCGIE; from the coding sequence ATGAAGATCAACAACATTGTCACTAAGCTCTGGGTCATTATGACTATTTTGGTGCTGGTGGTGATCGGTATTGCTGGGGTGGCACAAACCAGCTTTATGGAAGGATTGTACTACAAACAGCAGGTCAAGCAACTAAATGCTCTGGGCAATAAGGTGGCAGACATTGCTCGAGCGGAGCAAGACCCCGCTGCGCTGGACCAGAAAGTAGCCTTGATCGCAAAACTATATAATGCCAACGTAATGATTCTAAATGAAAAAGGCATTGTCATTAATTGTCAGGGCATGGGTATGAGCACCAAGAATATGCCAATGGATATGAACAATCCCCATCACGGCCCTATGAACATGGAGGATATAAAAAAGTTGTACCAGGGCCAGGCGGTGGTACACAAGGGTAATAACCCATACTTTAAAACCGACGTTTTATCGGTAGGTATTCCCTTTAGAAATAACGATAATATCAATAGAGCTGTGATTATCCATGCTCCTTTGGAGCCCCTGGCAGACGAACTGAAAAGATTGCAGATGCTTACTGTCTACACTGCTGCCGGGGGTATTATCCTGGCCGCATTGTTAAGCCTGGTTTTCTCCCGGTTTATCTCTAAACCACTGGTAAAAATGAACAGGGTAGCCCTGGCAATGGCCAGTGGCAATTATCAGCAACGGGTGGATATCCAGACAAACGATGAAATCGGCCTGCTGGCCAACTCTCTCAATACGCTGGCCTCCCGGCTGCAAGAAAAAATCAGCCAACTCGAACAACAGGACCAAATCCGTCGGGAGTTTGTTACCAACGTGGCCCATGAAATTAAAACCCCTCTGGCGGTTATGCAAGGATTCACCGAAACTCTGATCGATGGGCTGGTTAAAACCGAAAAAGAACGCAATGAATATCTAAATAACATTTTAGAAGAAATCAACCGTCTTAAACGTCTGGTCAATGAGGTACTGGATTTGAAGCGCATGGAAGAGGGACACTTTGATTTTGACAAGGAACCTTGTGACTTGCGAAAGATCATCACCAGGGTGCAGCGGAGGTTTACTCAAATAATTGTTGAGAAAGGTCTTCACTTGGAAATCAGCATAGAAAAGAAACTACCTTTGGTTACCTGCAATAGCGACCGCATCGAGAGGGTATTGATCAACTTAATTGCCAATGCTATCCGGCATACCCCTTCCGGAGGAAAAATCGAACTCGATGTTACTACCAAGGCCAACCAGGTGCACATCCGTATCAGCGACACCGGTGAGGGTATTGCGCCGGAAGATTTACCCATGATCTGGGAGCGATTTTATAAAGGTGACAAGTCCCGAACCCGGGTACAAGGCGGTACCGGCCTGGGGTTGGCCATTGTCAAGAGAATTGTGGAGGGCCACGGAGGACAGATTAACGTAGAAAGTAAGTTGAACGTAGGAACCACCTTCAATATCGTGCTGCCGGTTAACCGTTGCGGCATAGAATGA
- a CDS encoding response regulator transcription factor, translating into MSSLRILVVDDEDKIRQVIGIYLTNEGYQVGEAADGEEALRKFRTEYWDLIVLDVMMPKLDGVTVCQEIRKVSQVPIIMLTAKNEEVDRILGLEFGADDYMGKPFSPRELVARIKAVMRRTGTGEKKEEHLLKFPGMSIDLIRREVLVKEKPVTLTPKEFDLLALLARFTGRPFSREQLLEEVWGYDYYGDVRTVDTHINRLRDKLRAAGAHTFIKTVWGVGYKFEVES; encoded by the coding sequence ATGAGTTCGTTGCGTATACTGGTGGTAGATGATGAAGATAAAATTCGCCAGGTGATCGGCATTTATTTAACCAATGAGGGGTACCAGGTGGGGGAAGCGGCAGACGGCGAAGAAGCCTTGCGGAAGTTCCGCACCGAATATTGGGATTTAATCGTACTGGATGTAATGATGCCCAAACTGGATGGGGTTACAGTGTGCCAAGAAATCCGCAAGGTTTCCCAGGTGCCCATCATTATGCTGACAGCCAAAAATGAAGAGGTGGACCGCATTTTGGGCCTGGAGTTCGGAGCGGATGACTACATGGGCAAGCCTTTCAGTCCCAGGGAACTGGTGGCCCGCATTAAGGCGGTGATGCGCCGGACAGGGACCGGTGAGAAAAAAGAAGAACACCTATTAAAGTTCCCAGGCATGAGCATAGATTTAATCAGACGTGAGGTACTGGTCAAAGAAAAACCTGTTACCCTGACCCCCAAGGAGTTTGACCTGCTGGCACTGTTGGCCCGGTTCACTGGGCGTCCCTTCAGCCGGGAGCAACTTTTGGAGGAGGTTTGGGGGTACGATTACTACGGTGATGTCCGGACAGTGGATACCCATATTAACCGTCTGCGGGATAAACTGCGGGCAGCCGGTGCCCACACCTTTATCAAGACCGTTTGGGGTGTGGGATATAAATTTGAGGTGGAGTCATGA
- a CDS encoding DUF2933 domain-containing protein — protein sequence MIYVLMLCPLMHFFMMRNHKHHESLENTQAVKKQEIHSRC from the coding sequence TTGATATACGTATTGATGCTTTGCCCTTTGATGCACTTCTTTATGATGAGGAATCATAAGCATCATGAATCACTTGAGAACACCCAAGCCGTAAAGAAACAAGAAATCCATTCACGATGCTGA
- a CDS encoding SHOCT domain-containing protein gives MPMMYGSYGMGWFGGIIMMLIPLALLGLVVYWAVNSGVKNALKEGASYGALDILKFRYARNEITEDEYKKLKEELSR, from the coding sequence ATGCCAATGATGTACGGTAGCTATGGTATGGGATGGTTCGGAGGGATTATTATGATGCTGATCCCGCTAGCACTGTTAGGTTTAGTAGTTTACTGGGCAGTAAATTCCGGAGTAAAAAATGCCCTTAAAGAAGGAGCGTCGTACGGAGCCCTGGATATTTTAAAATTCAGATATGCCCGGAACGAGATAACTGAAGATGAGTACAAAAAACTTAAAGAAGAATTATCCCGGTAG